The segment GATCGAATCGCCATTTTTCTTTGTTTCATCGATTAAGTCAGTCATTTGTTGGGTTACTGAAGGATCTGCACAGTATACGGCATCGTTTTCGACAATCTCCCGGATTTCAGCTGCCGTTTTTCCTTGGTAGCTTTCCGGATTCACTTTAATGCCGCCAATTTCCGTTACATGGGCTACAATTTCCACACCCATCTGAGACAGCAATTGTTTAGCAACTGCCCCGACAGCGACACGCACAGTCGTTTCTCGCGCAGAAGAGCGCTCTAGCACATTGCGAAGGTCACGGTGCCCATACTTCATGCCGCCATTCAAATCGGCATGTCCTGGACGAGGACGTGTAATCTGGCGTTTCACTTCATCCGTATCTTCAATCGGCTCAATGCCCATAATATTCGTCCAATGTTTCCAATCATCATTTTTGACTACTAGAGCTATCGGCGAGCCAAGTGTTTTTCCGTGGCGTACGCCTGATACTATTTCAACTGTATCTTTCTCAATCTGCATTCTCCGGCCGCGTCCATGTCCGCCTTGCCGTCTTTTCAATTCCTTATTGATCATTTCTGCAGTCAGCGGCATTTGTGCCGGCAACCCCTCGATGATAGCGGTCAACTGTGGACCGTGTGATTCTCCTGCTGTTAAATAACGCATGACACTTTCTCCCTTCAACGCACTAAAGTATTTATGTATCACTATAACATATAGTATTTCATCAATTCTATCTTAAATTCAGATAAAGTGAAACTTCAATCTATTGGGAAATTTAACCTTGACTATTCTTGTAAGGAACCTTGAACTATTTAAAAACTATTATTGTGAAATAAAAAAACTGTCCAAATGAAATGGACAGTTTGCTGAAGTTATAAAAGTGATTATTAGGCGCTGAAGAAATCGCCCCAACTCTTTTTCAGTACGTGAAGTTAGTTCAGTGAAAGAGAAACAGCCAAATGCTTTCCGCGAGAGGATAGAGACATTGTTCAAGCTGATTCTTTCGGAACTTTTCCTTGCCTCACCACTGGCTTTCCTGTTGAACAGAATTCATATTTCATTTTATCTATCACCTATCCACAACTTTTTTATTATGGATTTTAGACAAAATAAAAAAGCAGCTAAGCTGCTTTTTTACCTGGATTAGTTTACCCAGTTGTTCATTGTTTTTTCGTATGATACCAATTCTTCTTCTTTGAAGAACAAGCCGATTTCGCGTTCAGCGCTTTCAGCTGAATCCGAACCGTGGATCATGTTTTTGCCGACAGTAACTGCGAAGTCGCCGCGGATTGTTCCTGGAGCTGCATCTTTAGGGTTAGTAGCGCCCATCATTTGACGTGCAGTCAAAATAACGTTTTCGCCTTCCCAAACCATTGCAAATACAGGACCTGAAGTGATGAATTCAACCAATTCACCGAAGAAAGGACGTTCTTTATGTTCGCCGTAATGCTGCTCAGCCAATTCAGCTGGAATCTGCATCAATTTAGCTCCAACCAAGTGATAACCTTTTTTCTCAAAACGTGCTACGATTTCACCGATTACATTGCGTTGTACGCCATCCGGCTTAACCATCAAGAAAGTTTTTTCCATTATGAACACTCCTCTATTTAAAGCTCGGGCTTTTTGCCCACCTTAAAAAATACTATCAGTTTGGTGCTATTTGTCAACTATCTGGCTAAAACTTTCTCTTTCCAATAAAAAAGGCGATTTTTCGCATTGTTTTATTGGCAGGGCTTTTAGGCAAATAATCCAGTTCCTGCAGCGCCTTTTTCAAATACCGTTCACTGACGGCTTTCGCTTCACTGATTCCCGGACTGTTGCGGATGGTTTTGACAACTAATAGCCGTTCCTTGTCCGTCAACTCTTTTTGAAGGCTGTTTTTCAATAAACTGTATACTTCCGGATCGCGGCGTGCACATAACACTGGCAACGTGATATTGCCTTGAATAAAATCGCTCCCTGCCGGTTTTCCAAGCTCTTCGTCTGTTGAAGTAAAGTCCAAAATATCATCAATGATCTGGAAAGACATGCCGATAAAGTAACCGAACCTGCGCAAATGAGCGGCCGTTTTTTCATCTGTCCCTGATACTAATGCCCCTAATTCACAACTCGACGAAATAAGCAAAGCTGTTTTGCGTTTAATGCGCCGCAAGTAATCCCGCAGATTTTGATCCAGTTTATATTTATCTTCTATTTGAATGATTTCGCCGCGGCATACTTCAATCATCGTCTTGGATAAGATATGGTGAAGTTTTGGAGAATCGATGTCGGTGATATACTCCAATGCCCGGGCTAATATAAAATCACCCGTATACATGGCAACACTATTATTCCATTCCGCCTTGACCGTCGGTTTGCCTCTTCGGATATCCGAGTCGTCTATGACATCGTCATGCACAAGGGACGCCATGTGAATCAGCTCTAATGGGACGGCAACTTGTTTCATCACATCGATATTGTAATTTCCGAATTTGCCCGCAAGCAAAACAAAAACAGGTCGGATTCGTTTCCCTCCGGCCTGCAATAAGTGAAGAGAAGCATCGTTTAATAGGTGAGATTTGGAATCCACTGCCTGTTCTAATTCTTTTTCAATCATATCTAATTCCGGTTTAAGATCGGAATAGAGCAATTTCAACTTCACCTTTTCCACTTAAAAAACCTTCTCCCGCTATTTTACTTTTTTAATGCCTAAATGCAGTGCAGCCGCACCGCCAGTGTAAGGTTTGTATTTCACTTTTTCAAATCCGACTTGAACAAAAAGTTTGGCCAGCTGTTTCATACCGGGAAAGCCTTTAGCCGATTCTTGCAGCCATGAATATTCCTTATAGCTTTTCGCAAACAACTTGCCGAATACCGGCATGATGAAACGGAAATAGAACCGGAAAAACGGCTTGAATAGCAAATTATTCGGCTGTGATGTTTCAAGGCACGCAATCATCCCGCCGGGCTTAAGAACCCGGTGCATTTCTGAAAGCACCTGCTGGTAATCCGGTACATTGCGAAGACCAAATCCAATTGTCGCAAAATCAAATGAATTGTCCGGAAACGGCAATGCCATCGCATTTCCCTGAACCAGTTTTACCTGAGGCATATGTTTGGTTTTCTCGATTCCGACATTCAACATGTTCTGGCTGAAATCCAATCCGACCACTTTGCCTGTCTCACCTGTCGCTTCGGCTAAAGCGATCGTCCAATCTGCCGTACCGCAGCATACATCAATTGCAGCTGCCCCTTTAGGCACCTGCATTTTGTCCATAGTGTCTTTGCGCCATTTACTATGCTGCTGAAAACTGATGACAGAATTCATTTGATCGTAATTGTCCGATATTTTTTCAAAAACTTCATGTACGCGCTGTTCTTTCGTTTTTTGCATCTCAGTCATCCTTCTCGGGTTAGCTGCTCAGCTCTATGCTGGTGCGGGGTTATTTGATGGAGCATAAAGCTCTTGAGTTCATAGTTGAAATTATAGGAATTGATGGTCAGCGAAATATCTTCATGCAATAAATCCAGCTTCTCCAGCAGCCAGCGCTCTGTCTGCAACGGGTGCTGAAGAGTCTGGTTCAACAAACGCAGAATTCGAGTCTGGCTGTTGTTTTGCAGGAATTCAAGCTCTTCCACATATCGGATATAGCGAAGCATCAAAGTAGCCAGCGATGCATATTTCTCAAATCCATAAAATTTATAAAATGTCGTTAATAATTCCGTTTCAATTACATGGACTAAATCATCGATTTCTTCAACTGAACGGACTAGCCCATCGTAAAAAGAAGCTTTGTTTTCGCTCACCTTTATGATTGAGGTTGCCAAACGCTGAATCATCGTTATATTGTTCGAATTGGCCAGCATCTGATAATAGATGCCGCTGTAAAAATCACCAGCCAGGACAGTTAACTGCTGTTTTTTTGTTATCACTAGTGCATTTTCCTTCACTTGATCATGGGCATGCAGAGCAGCATAAACGATTGAAACTGTTTTTGCTGAAGCCTCTATTTCGCCTGACCAATGATTTTCGTCAAAAAAAGGCAACAACAAAAAAAACAAACGTGCCCGTTCAACTGATGGACCTTCCGTGAAATTCTCCAGTGTCCGCTGTTTTACAGCTTTTAAGACATCGAGTTCCATAGAAGTGATTTTTGAATGTATTAGTTGTTCATTCATACTGCTTGCTCCATTCATGATTTAGCCATATTACCCTAGTATATCATAAGCAAAGGCTTGCCTTCATCCAATAACGCCTATTTTTTCGCTTCGCTTTCTACCAGGCCATGGGCTGTTTGAATTTCCGCTTTGCCGCGAATTTTCATCGCTGACGTGTGTTCTGTGAATTGGGCAATCATTACTTCACCGGTATCCAACTTTTCGGTATGGTGAAATTTTGTGTCATTGCCACGAGTTAAACCGATGACGTTTACGCCGTCTTCTAATGCACGAATCACAATGTATTCTGGTTGAGCCATTTTTCCACCCGCTTCTTTAAAAGTTCAATTAATTCATATTTATATAAGTGATGATTTCCGATCGTTTGATATCATCTTTTTCAAGTATGCCTCTTGACACTGCAGTCACTGTTTTAGCGCCAGGCTTTTTGATGCCTCTCATTGTCATGCACATATGTTCCGCTTCAACCATTACGTATACGCCGTGCGGGTTTAAAGTTTCCATCAGTGAATCTGCAATGGTGGAAGTGATCCGTTCCTGCAGTTGAGGGCGCTTCGCCACTGTTTCTACTGCTCGCGCCAGCTTGCTTAATCCGGTCACGACTCCATCTCGAGGGATGTAGGCAATATGGGCTTTGCCAAAAAATGGAACAAGGTGATGCTCACAAGTCGAGTAAAAAGGTATATCTTTTACAAGAACCAGTTCCTCATGTCCTTCGTGAAAAACCGTACTGAAATATTCTTTTGGATCTTCTTTTAATCCCGAAAATATTTCTGCATACATTTTGGCCACACGTTTCGGTGTATCCAGCAATCCTTCTCTGTTCGGGTTTTCTCCTACAGCTTCAAGAATCATGGTAACCGCTTTTTCTATTTTATCTAAATCTACTTTTTTCGAATCTATATCTATCACGTTGTTTCCTCCTGTAAAAGACAAATCGGATTCCCTCCGTTTAACGGCCCGTAAGATTCCCTGCTAAGAGAAGTTATTCTTTATGCGAATGCAGCAACCGTTTAGGTTTTTCTTGTTTTTTCTCACATGAATCGTAGCATATAGCCACGTTATACGCAAAACTGTTAGCTCAAAAAAAGAATGGCTTTTACGTGAACAAGTCACGAAAAAGCCATTCTATGTACTGCACTGAAAATTATTTCACTGCGTCTTTAAGCGCTTTACCTGGCTTAAATGCAGGAACTTTGCTTGCAGCGATCTCGATTTCAGCACCAGTCTGCGGGTTACGACCTTTGCGTGCTGCGCGTTCGCGTACTTCAAAGTTACCAAATCCGATTAATTGTACTTTGTCACCTTGAGTTAGAGCGTTTTGAATCGCCTCAAATGCAGCGTCAACTGCTTTTGCAGCGTCTTTACGAGAAAGTTCAGCTGCTTCAGCAACAGAGTTCACTAATTCTGTCTTGTTCATGCTATTCACCTCCTCTCAAAGGGGATGCAAACCTTCAATCCTGTAAAAAGAGTATCATATCGAAAATCGCATAGCAACAGGTAATAGAGCGGTTTTGCAATAAAAAAAGCAAATAATGGAGTATTCTTCCTAAATATTTACATTTAATGCGAAAACCGCTCTAATACTGCGATTTTAATCAACTTTAAAGACAGGTTCATTTTTTTCATTCACAGTGTAAGGAAGTGAATAAGCCGGAACGACCGGGCTGTTTTCATACAATAAAAACCTGATGTCTTGGCCGGGTTCCAATGTCCCCTCATATTCCTGGAGAACGGTATACAAATCCATTGAATAATCTACAAACACTTCGCCTTTGCCATTCACCACAAGCGGAAGATTTCTGCCGCTATATGGACTGACCGCTGTTTGTTCTTCGCTGAATCCCATCGCTTCATAATTCAGTTTATAAACATTATCTGCAATGATTTCAGAAATCGGAGCTTGTCCGCCATTCGCACTTTTCCGTACGTTAATCGTGCGGATCGCTTCTGTAAGGCGCAGATCCACCAATTTCACTGTTGGGTTTTCCTCAACATCCATCAGGACATATTGATAAACTCCACCAGATTCATAGGCATTAGGAGGTATTTCCGCAAGATAAGTTGGGGCGATTTTTGAAAAATCGATTGGATATTTAATGTATTGATCTACGTCCATATCTCTGGTTTTGATCGGCAATAACCCGCCGCTTGCTCCACGGTACTGGTTAACTGCGTTCTGAACAGAAATTAGTTGATCTTCATAAGGAATCTGGTTTTCTGCCCGTTCACTTTCCGGATACATACATCCCGCCAAAAGCATCATACTGAGCATCATAGTGATTGCTAATAATCCTTTTTTCATTTTCATCACCTCAAGCGCCGCCGGTTGGGCCGCTAAGTACTATGAATACCATGATAAAGAATCCGAGTATCAACAGAATATAAGCCACTAAAGCAAAAAGGAATTTCAAGATGCCGTTTTTTAATTTGTATCTGCTTAAATAAATCATTCCCATTGAAATGATTAAAAAAGCTATACCCGCAAAGGAGACCCACATCTTATCTAAAGAACTCATAACTGACCGC is part of the Planococcus shenhongbingii genome and harbors:
- a CDS encoding heptaprenyl diphosphate synthase component 1, whose protein sequence is MNEQLIHSKITSMELDVLKAVKQRTLENFTEGPSVERARLFFLLLPFFDENHWSGEIEASAKTVSIVYAALHAHDQVKENALVITKKQQLTVLAGDFYSGIYYQMLANSNNITMIQRLATSIIKVSENKASFYDGLVRSVEEIDDLVHVIETELLTTFYKFYGFEKYASLATLMLRYIRYVEELEFLQNNSQTRILRLLNQTLQHPLQTERWLLEKLDLLHEDISLTINSYNFNYELKSFMLHQITPHQHRAEQLTREG
- the mtrB gene encoding trp RNA-binding attenuation protein MtrB, with the translated sequence MAQPEYIVIRALEDGVNVIGLTRGNDTKFHHTEKLDTGEVMIAQFTEHTSAMKIRGKAEIQTAHGLVESEAKK
- the aroC gene encoding chorismate synthase; translated protein: MRYLTAGESHGPQLTAIIEGLPAQMPLTAEMINKELKRRQGGHGRGRRMQIEKDTVEIVSGVRHGKTLGSPIALVVKNDDWKHWTNIMGIEPIEDTDEVKRQITRPRPGHADLNGGMKYGHRDLRNVLERSSARETTVRVAVGAVAKQLLSQMGVEIVAHVTEIGGIKVNPESYQGKTAAEIREIVENDAVYCADPSVTQQMTDLIDETKKNGDSIGGTVEVIVEGMPAGIGSYVHYDRKLDSKIAAAMMSINAFKGVEFGIGFEMARKPGSEVHDEIQWTEGLGYTRKTNNLGGFEGGMTTGMPIVVRGVMKPIPTLYKPLQSVDIDSKEPFQASIERSDSCAVPAASIVAEHVIAWEVANALIEQFDADQMPRLKENLQNYLNYTKEY
- a CDS encoding HU family DNA-binding protein, producing the protein MNKTELVNSVAEAAELSRKDAAKAVDAAFEAIQNALTQGDKVQLIGFGNFEVRERAARKGRNPQTGAEIEIAASKVPAFKPGKALKDAVK
- the ndk gene encoding nucleoside-diphosphate kinase, coding for MEKTFLMVKPDGVQRNVIGEIVARFEKKGYHLVGAKLMQIPAELAEQHYGEHKERPFFGELVEFITSGPVFAMVWEGENVILTARQMMGATNPKDAAPGTIRGDFAVTVGKNMIHGSDSAESAEREIGLFFKEEELVSYEKTMNNWVN
- the folE gene encoding GTP cyclohydrolase I FolE; its protein translation is MIDIDSKKVDLDKIEKAVTMILEAVGENPNREGLLDTPKRVAKMYAEIFSGLKEDPKEYFSTVFHEGHEELVLVKDIPFYSTCEHHLVPFFGKAHIAYIPRDGVVTGLSKLARAVETVAKRPQLQERITSTIADSLMETLNPHGVYVMVEAEHMCMTMRGIKKPGAKTVTAVSRGILEKDDIKRSEIITYINMN
- a CDS encoding demethylmenaquinone methyltransferase; this encodes MQKTKEQRVHEVFEKISDNYDQMNSVISFQQHSKWRKDTMDKMQVPKGAAAIDVCCGTADWTIALAEATGETGKVVGLDFSQNMLNVGIEKTKHMPQVKLVQGNAMALPFPDNSFDFATIGFGLRNVPDYQQVLSEMHRVLKPGGMIACLETSQPNNLLFKPFFRFYFRFIMPVFGKLFAKSYKEYSWLQESAKGFPGMKQLAKLFVQVGFEKVKYKPYTGGAAALHLGIKKVK
- a CDS encoding DUF2768 domain-containing protein is translated as MSSLDKMWVSFAGIAFLIISMGMIYLSRYKLKNGILKFLFALVAYILLILGFFIMVFIVLSGPTGGA
- the hepT gene encoding heptaprenyl diphosphate synthase component II, with the protein product MEKVKLKLLYSDLKPELDMIEKELEQAVDSKSHLLNDASLHLLQAGGKRIRPVFVLLAGKFGNYNIDVMKQVAVPLELIHMASLVHDDVIDDSDIRRGKPTVKAEWNNSVAMYTGDFILARALEYITDIDSPKLHHILSKTMIEVCRGEIIQIEDKYKLDQNLRDYLRRIKRKTALLISSSCELGALVSGTDEKTAAHLRRFGYFIGMSFQIIDDILDFTSTDEELGKPAGSDFIQGNITLPVLCARRDPEVYSLLKNSLQKELTDKERLLVVKTIRNSPGISEAKAVSERYLKKALQELDYLPKSPANKTMRKIAFFIGKRKF